A section of the Lentisphaerota bacterium genome encodes:
- a CDS encoding helix-turn-helix domain-containing protein: MRRRGAPTLRHPTHKDTVSRWLDHRAMPGHKVGRAWKFKMSEVDEWARTGNPGVREEGASQAKRKAVSDFGVDKAAMNDATFGVSLVWSPCPYLTVTPAYQYTLLVNSDIEDGAAALYEKKERALYSLKVTYTF; this comes from the coding sequence TTGCGGCGCCGAGGCGCGCCAACATTGCGACACCCTACGCATAAGGATACAGTGTCTCGCTGGCTTGATCACCGGGCCATGCCCGGCCACAAGGTGGGGCGGGCGTGGAAGTTCAAGATGTCCGAGGTGGACGAATGGGCCCGGACGGGGAACCCCGGGGTTCGCGAGGAAGGCGCGAGTCAGGCGAAAAGAAAGGCAGTAAGCGATTTTGGGGTAGACAAGGCCGCCATGAACGACGCGACCTTCGGCGTCTCCCTCGTCTGGAGCCCCTGTCCTTACCTGACGGTGACCCCGGCATATCAGTACACCCTGCTGGTGAACTCGGATATTGAGGATGGCGCGGCAGCCCTGTACGAGAAGAAGGAGCGAGCACTCTACAGCCTGAAGGTCACCTACACGTTCTGA
- a CDS encoding IS1634 family transposase, with amino-acid sequence PMYIDIVPNRSSPPAVLLRADHRAGGRTIKRTLANLSALPPEAVVALRAALKGERLVGAADYFVVEKSLPCGHVRAVQGTMERLAMTELIASKPCRERDLVLAMVAQRVLRPDSKLATVARFADTTLAADFGVQDANEDDLYAAMDWVLTRQPFIEKKLAQRHLSAGGRVFYDLSSSSYYGSHCPLAARCHNRDGLKLPAIAYGLLTDDGGRPVAISVYPGNTGDPTTVPDQVDAMRKRFGIGRFVLVGDRGMLTSAQIEKLRNLDGCGWISCLRSGDIRKLLESRGQTDAPLFDQQNLAEIAHADFPGERLIACFNPLLAMDRDRTRTELLEATEKWLAKVAAHVARRTAKPLSAAQIGQKVGRGVNRYKVAKHFALEIADNLLRWSRKEDSIAREKALDGVYIIRTPESADTLSAEDAVRAYKQLGDVEKAFRTLKGLDLRMRPIHHRIETRVRAHMFLCMLAYYVEWHMREALAPLLFVEEDLALARARRDPVARAIASDSVLAKKHTKHSHDGLPLRHFNGLLSVLSTLCSNTCRVGEGKHAARFQRPTEATAHQCEAFRLLGVKAP; translated from the coding sequence TCCCCATGTACATCGACATCGTTCCGAATCGCTCGTCCCCGCCCGCCGTGTTGCTGCGCGCAGACCACCGCGCGGGCGGGCGCACCATCAAGCGGACCTTGGCCAATCTGTCCGCACTGCCGCCGGAGGCGGTGGTCGCGCTGCGGGCGGCGCTCAAGGGCGAACGCCTGGTGGGTGCGGCGGACTATTTCGTCGTCGAAAAGTCCCTGCCCTGCGGACATGTCCGCGCCGTGCAAGGAACCATGGAGCGGCTGGCCATGACGGAGTTGATCGCCTCCAAGCCTTGCCGGGAACGCGACCTGGTGCTGGCCATGGTCGCACAGCGCGTGTTGCGGCCCGACTCCAAACTGGCCACGGTGGCGCGGTTCGCCGACACGACCCTTGCCGCCGACTTCGGCGTGCAGGATGCCAACGAGGACGACCTGTACGCGGCCATGGACTGGGTGTTGACGCGCCAGCCGTTCATCGAGAAGAAACTGGCGCAGCGGCATCTGAGCGCCGGCGGCCGTGTCTTCTACGACCTGTCGAGCAGTTCCTACTACGGTTCGCATTGTCCGCTGGCGGCACGGTGCCACAACCGCGACGGGCTGAAACTGCCAGCCATAGCCTACGGTCTGCTGACTGACGACGGCGGCCGGCCGGTGGCCATTTCCGTCTACCCCGGCAATACGGGCGATCCGACAACGGTTCCCGATCAGGTCGACGCCATGCGCAAGCGCTTCGGCATCGGCCGCTTTGTATTGGTGGGCGACCGTGGCATGCTGACGTCTGCGCAGATCGAGAAACTGCGTAACCTGGACGGGTGCGGCTGGATCTCGTGTCTGCGTAGCGGGGACATCCGCAAACTGCTTGAATCGCGCGGGCAAACCGATGCGCCCCTCTTCGATCAGCAGAACCTGGCGGAGATTGCGCATGCCGATTTTCCCGGCGAACGGCTGATCGCCTGCTTCAACCCGTTGCTGGCCATGGACCGGGACCGGACGCGCACCGAACTTCTGGAGGCAACGGAGAAGTGGCTGGCCAAGGTGGCCGCCCATGTGGCCCGCCGCACCGCCAAGCCTCTGAGCGCCGCACAGATCGGCCAGAAGGTCGGCCGAGGCGTCAACCGCTACAAGGTCGCCAAGCATTTTGCTCTGGAAATCGCGGACAACCTGCTGCGCTGGTCGCGCAAGGAAGATTCTATCGCCCGCGAGAAGGCGCTCGATGGAGTCTACATCATTCGCACGCCCGAGTCGGCTGACACCCTGAGCGCAGAAGACGCCGTGCGGGCGTACAAGCAACTGGGCGACGTCGAAAAGGCGTTCCGGACGCTCAAGGGCCTTGATCTGCGTATGCGCCCCATCCACCATCGCATCGAGACTCGGGTTCGCGCTCATATGTTCCTGTGCATGCTGGCGTATTACGTCGAGTGGCATATGCGTGAAGCCTTGGCGCCCCTGTTATTCGTGGAGGAGGATCTGGCGCTGGCCCGCGCGAGGCGTGACCCTGTTGCGCGGGCCATCGCGTCGGACAGCGTGCTGGCCAAGAAGCATACCAAGCACTCGCACGATGGCCTGCCGCTACGGCACTTCAACGGCCTGCTCAGCGTGTTGTCCACGCTATGTTCCAACACCTGCCGTGTCGGGGAAGGCAAGCACGCCGCTCGTTTCCAGCGCCCAACAGAGGCCACGGCGCATCAATGCGAGGCGTTTCGCCTGCTGGGCGTCAAAGCACCCTGA
- a CDS encoding undecaprenyl-diphosphate phosphatase produces MKCILLLDNKMSMGRASQRGWNFSLMCTGVILALPVVLSRWVRKSQARRSAPGSVNAGAAWVVGLTQALAILPGISRSGSTISVGLLCGLDRETAGRFAFLLSIPIILGAALHQVLTTTGHLGVAPGASLAGFLASAVTGYVALRIVMHLVRTGGLALFAPYCWLIGTLALIFG; encoded by the coding sequence TTGAAGTGTATCTTGTTGCTTGACAACAAGATGAGCATGGGCAGAGCATCGCAAAGAGGCTGGAACTTCAGTTTAATGTGCACGGGGGTGATCCTGGCGTTGCCGGTTGTGCTTTCCCGGTGGGTTCGGAAGTCGCAGGCGCGGCGTTCCGCGCCCGGGAGCGTGAACGCCGGCGCCGCATGGGTGGTCGGGTTGACTCAAGCGCTGGCCATTCTTCCCGGTATCTCCCGGTCCGGCTCCACGATCTCCGTGGGGCTGCTATGCGGGCTGGACCGCGAGACGGCCGGCCGGTTCGCGTTTCTACTATCGATTCCGATCATCCTCGGCGCGGCGCTTCATCAAGTGCTGACCACGACAGGTCATCTCGGCGTCGCGCCGGGTGCGTCGCTGGCAGGATTCCTGGCATCGGCCGTGACCGGCTATGTGGCCTTGCGCATCGTCATGCACCTGGTCCGGACCGGCGGTCTGGCCCTCTTCGCCCCCTACTGCTGGCTCATCGGGACGCTGGCGCTGATCTTCGGCTGA